The following are encoded together in the Salvia hispanica cultivar TCC Black 2014 chromosome 6, UniMelb_Shisp_WGS_1.0, whole genome shotgun sequence genome:
- the LOC125195330 gene encoding noscapine synthase SDR1-like, producing the protein MNKRIKKKMSVKVCVTGGAGYIASFLIKHLLERGYTVHATLRSLNDDSKVGLLKGLDHAETSLKLFEGDIYNPTDFAAAIDGCEFVFHIATPMQHHKGSQYKDTGEAAVAGVKIIAESCIKSKSVKKLIYTASAMAASPLKGAASGYKDVMDETCWSPLDLPYEMYFDYINSKTLAEKVVLSYNGLGIDVVSLACGLVGGETIQPFLSSSITVLIAQVMNDATLYKGLRELEDLDSKVPIAHSQDVIEAHIFAMENSNMNGRFLVASAFLKSAEIASLIHKHFPNINIPPELIEDTKRETKWGSRKLQELGFDYKCDADKIISDSIVCAKKFGNVV; encoded by the exons ATGAACa aaagaataaaaaaaaagatgagtGTGAAGGTGTGTGTGACTGGAGGTGCTGGCTACATTGCCTCTTTTCTCATCAAGCATCTTTTAGAGAGAGGCTACACTGTTCACGCCACTCTTCGAAGTCTAA ATGATGATTCGAAAGTGGGACTACTAAAAGGCCTTGATCATGCAGAAACaagtttgaaattatttgaaggCGATATATATAATCCAACTGATTTTGCAGCTGCAATTGATGGATGTGAGTTTGTGTTTCACATAGCTACGCCGATGCAGCATCACAAAGGCAGTCag TACAAGGATACTGGTGAGGCTGCAGTGGCTGGAGTGAAGATCATAGCTGAAAGCTGCATCAAATCGAAATCGGTGAAGAAACTCATCTACACCGCTTCTGCTATGGCCGCGTCGCCCTTAAAGGGCGCCGCCTCCGGCTACAAAGATGTCATGGACGAGACTTGTTGGTCTCCTCTTGATCTCCCCTATGAAATGTACTTT GATTATATAAACTCGAAGACATTGGCCGAGAAAGTTGTGTTGAGCTACAATGGTCTAGGGATCGATGTGGTGAGTCTCGCGTGTGGGCTCGTTGGAGGCGAAACGATCCAGCCTTTCCTCTCCTCGAGCATTACCGTGCTTATAGCACAAGTCATGAATGATGCCACATTGTACAAAGGTTTGAGAGAATTGGAAGATTTGGATTCCAAGGTTCCAATTGCACACTCACAAGATGTGATTGAAGCACACATTTTTGCAATGGAAAATTCAAACATGAATGGCAGATTCCTTGTTGCTAGTGCTTTCTTGAAATCAGCAGAAATTGCATCTCTCATTCACAAACATTTTCCAAACATCAATATCCCACCTGA aTTGATTGAAGATACAAAGAGAGAGACTAAATGGGGCTCAAGAAAGCTACAGGAATTGGGATTCGATTACAAATGTGATGCTGACAAGATAATCTCTGACAGTATTGTTTGTGCTAAGAAATTTGGCAATGTGGTTTGA
- the LOC125196772 gene encoding noscapine synthase SDR1-like — protein sequence MKRSVKVCVTGGAGYLASFLIKTLLERGYTVHATLRSLGDATKVELLKGLAHAETRLKLFEADIYNPTDFEDAIQGCSFVFHLAMPMLHYSNSSKYKNTSEAGVDAVKIITESCIRSNTVKRLIYTASIMAASPLKGDASGYEDVVDETCWTPLNLSYQMYSDYISSKTQSEKEVARYNGKGIEVVSLACGLVGGETLQCFTSASMAVLIAQAMDDGTLYKGLRCVEDLLSKVPIAHIVDVTEAHIFAMENSDINGRFLVANAFLKSAEIASLIQKLHPDITIPPTFVEDTKRETKWGSRKLQDLGFQYKYDADKIIYDSIVCAKRLGNIV from the exons ATGAAGAGGAGTGTGAAGGTGTGTGTGACCGGAGGTGCAGGCTACTTAGCCTCTTTTCTCATCAAGACTCTTCTTGAGAGAGGCTACACAGTTCATGCCACTTTAAGAAGtctag GCGATGCTACGAAGGTGGAGCTGCTAAAAGGACTTGCTCATGCTGAGACAAGATTGAAACTGTTTGAAGCTGATATATACAATCCAACTGATTTCGAAGATGCAATTCAAGGCTGCAGTTTTGTGTTTCACTTAGCCATGCCTATGTTGCACTATTCGAATAGTTCTAAG tacAAGAATACTAGTGAGGCGGGAGTGGATGCGGTGAAGATCATAACTGAGAGTTGCATTAGATCGAACACGGTGAAGAGGCTAATCTACACTGCTTCCATTATGGCGGCGTCACCTCTAAAAGGTGACGCCTCCGGCTACGAGGACGTTGTGGACGAGACTTGTTGGACTCCTCTCAATCTCTCCTACCAAATGTACTCT GACTATATAAGCTCGAAGACCCAGTCAGAGAAAGAGGTGGCACGGTACAATGGGAAAGGGATAGAAGTGGTGAGCCTTGCCTGTGGGCTCGTTGGAGGTGAAACACTGCAATGTTTCACCTCTGCGAGCATGGCTGTGCTGATTGCACAGGCCATGGATGATGGGACATTGTACAAAGGCTTGAGATGTGTGGAGGATTTGCTGTCCAAAGTGCCAATTGCACACATAGTGGATGTGACTGAAGCACACATTTTTGCAATGGAGAATTCAGACATCAATGGCAGATTTCTTGTTGCTAATGCTTTCCTCAAATcagctgagattgcatctctcATTCAGAAACTTCATCCAGACATAACCATCCCACCAAC GTTTGTTGAAGATACAAAAAGGGAGACCAAATGGGGTTCAAGAAAGCTGCAAGATTTGGGATTCCAATACAAATATGATGCAGACAAGATAATATATGACAGCATTGTTTGTGCCAAGAGACTAGGCAACATTGTTTGa